One genomic segment of Manis pentadactyla isolate mManPen7 chromosome 1, mManPen7.hap1, whole genome shotgun sequence includes these proteins:
- the LOC118927888 gene encoding putative HTLV-1-related endogenous sequence translates to MISRDYGKHFAQEKDSERGARSPCRPLERPRSLPLNSGSRGAVLRPPAPLRPHRRAQGSSAPRLHCPRRRRVGRCAEGRSPDAPTPPATLSLRGSPRRHPPSPRSEGPARELPAEARAQGPPRRAGLRRSLQPAAASPRRRQHRAAEARGRRKPEEGGAGWGRRGHESVSLDLEGEQGRAQRRPESRRPRARALSSTPAPGSPATAPSAFRAAGSSSCSVAGARCAGAAAAPKVAEEGAMRRETGASVPGAARQERRRAPTFRAGRTGAARPYRASRTGKSPRREGRGSGGRLQDKKTVWPQAKQAAKKTWTEKT, encoded by the exons ATGATATCCAGGGACTATGGTAAACATTTTGCTCAAG AAAAGGATAGTGAACGAGGAGCCCGAAGCCCCTGTCGGCCTCTCGAGCGCCCGCGCTCCCTGCCGTTAAATAGCGGGTCCCGGGGCGCGGTCCTCCGGCCCCCGGCGCCCCTCCGCCCTCACCGAAGGGCGCAGGGGTCGAGCGCCCCGCGGCTCCACTGCCCGCGGCGCCGCCGGGTTGGAAGGTGCGCGGAGGGGCGGTCACCGGACGCGCCCACTCCACCCGCGACCCTCAGCCTCCGAGGCTCCCCGCGCcgccaccctccctcaccccgcAGTGAGGGGCCGGCCAGGGAGTTACCCGCCGAGGCCCGGGCGCAGGGACCGCCGAGGCGCGCCGGGCTCCGCCGCTCTCTCCAGCCGGCTGCAGCCTCTCCGCGGCGCCGGCAGCATCGAGCCGCCGAAGCCCGCGGCCGGCGGAAACCGGAGGAAGGTGGCGCGGGTTGGGGGCGGCGCGGGCACGAGTCCGTGTCCCTGGACCTGGAGGGCGAGCAGGGGAGGGCGCAGCGCCGCCCGGAGTCCAGGCGCCCGCGGGCCCGTGCGCTGTCCTCCACGCCCGCGCCCGGATCCCCGGCGACTGCGCCGAGCGCCTTCCGAGCCGCAGGAAGCTCCTCCTGCTCGGTGGCGGGCGCCAGATGCGCGGGGGCCGCGGCCGCCCCCAAGGTCGCCGAGGAAGGTGCAATGCGGCGGGAGACTGGGGCCTCCGTCCCCGGGGCGGCGAGGCAGGAGCGCAGGCGAGCCCCTACCTTTCGGGCCGGGCGGACAGGAGCCGCGCGCCCTTACCGGGCGTCCCGGACAGGAAAATCACCGCGAAGGGAGGGCCGGGGAAGCGGCGGGCGGCTTCAGGACAAG AAGACAGTTTGGCCTCAAGCCAAGCAAGCAGCAAAGAAGACATGGACTGAAAAGACATGA